The nucleotide window TGAAGTAGCTGAAATTTCTTTCAAGAAATTCCGTCAACTTATCCAAGTGAACCCAGATATCCTAATGCGCCTTTCAGCGCAAATGGCAAATCGTCTACAAGTAACTAGCCAAAAGGTTGGTGACTTAGCGTTCCTTGACGTAACAGGTCGTATCGCTCAAACGCTACTTAACCTAGCGAAACAGCCAGATGCAATGACTCACCCTGACGGCATGCAAATCAAGATCACTCGTCAAGAGATTGGCCAGATCGTTGGTTGTTCTCGTGAGACAGTAGGTCGTATCTTGAAGATGCTAGAAGAGCAGAACCTAATTTCTGCACACGGTAAAACTATCGTGGTATACGGCACTCGTTAATCTCGATTAACTGAGCCAAAAATTTGAAAGCCACCAAATGCAAATTTGGTGGCTTTTTTGTTTTCTAAAGATCTAGAGAGCAGATGCGAGATACGAGAAGAACTCACTGAATCCTATTTGTAAACTTCCTCGAAGCGAAGCGTACTCGCATCTTTAGGGTAAAGCCCGTGCTCATATCTTTCTTTAACCGTTGGTGCTCTCAAAGATCTTGTCAGCCGATGCTGCAACAAATCCTGTATAAAGCTCACCATTCGCCATCGCATAACGCTTAGCGAACTCGTAGAAGCCACCAGGAATCACCTCGTTGCCTTCAACAAATGAAACTGGGACTTTGTCTGCCATTGTAGATGATTGCTCTAATAAGACCTCTG belongs to Vibrio splendidus and includes:
- the crp gene encoding cAMP-activated global transcriptional regulator CRP, which produces MVLGKPQTDPTLEWFLSHCHIHKYPSKSTLIHAGEKAETLYYIVKGSVAVLIKDEEGKEMILSYLNQGDFIGELGLFEEDQERTAWVRAKSPCEVAEISFKKFRQLIQVNPDILMRLSAQMANRLQVTSQKVGDLAFLDVTGRIAQTLLNLAKQPDAMTHPDGMQIKITRQEIGQIVGCSRETVGRILKMLEEQNLISAHGKTIVVYGTR